One Triticum dicoccoides isolate Atlit2015 ecotype Zavitan chromosome 4B, WEW_v2.0, whole genome shotgun sequence genomic window carries:
- the LOC119293966 gene encoding probable flavin-containing monooxygenase 1, whose translation MAQGQGARATREAVPPVSLVAIIGGGISGLAAAKQMAAYDPVVFEATPSVGGVWKHCVYRTTRLQTPRPDYEFSDYSWKNRDDPSFPTHTEIVDYLEGYADEFDLWRYISFGSKVVDIKFLGGAEAGFTELWSGTGKDPLRGKPMWEVGIITGDSNTVQYYKFEFVVMCTGKYGDVPRMPVFPPGKGPEVFKGTVMHSLDYCKLSEEETVELMRGKKVVVVGYKKSAIDLANECAQANQVKGGQPCTMLVRTLHWVVPSYSIWGLPFSMFYSTRLSQLFYERPNQGFFRSLLCRLMSPLRAGVSKFIESYLSWKLPLGKYGLTPDHPFVEDYASCQMAILPEGFFDMADRGLVRFQRASAGWCFSENGVVLDDGTKVEADLVFLATGFEGKDKLREVLPKPFRDLVVGKSSMMPLYRGTIHPLIPNMAFVGFVESVSNLHTSELRCRWLSGLLEGRFELPNVKAMMGHVAGEADAMRRTTRFYRRHCISTYSIHDSDGMCADLGSATLRKANWIAELFAPYNNKDYKEQ comes from the exons ATGGCGCAAGGACAAGGGGCACGGGCCACGAGGGAGGCCGTGCCTCCGGTGTCCCTTGTGGCCATCATCGGCGGTGGGATCAGCGGCCTGGCCGCGGCGAAGCAGATGGCGGCTTACGACCCCGTCGTGTTCGAGGCGACGCCGTCCGTCGGTGGGGTGTGGAAGCACTGCGTCTACCGCACCACGCGGCTGCAGACGCCCCGCCCGGACTACGAGTTCTCCGACTACTCCTGGAAGAACCGCGACGACCCTTCCTTCCCGACCCACACCGAGATCGTCGACTACCTCGAGGGCTACGCCGACGAGTTCGACCTCTGGCGCTACATCTCGTTCGGCTCCAAGGTGGTGGACATCAAGTTCCTCGGCGGTGCCGAGGCCGGGTTCACCGAGCTgtggagcggcaccggcaaggatCCGCTCCGGGGCAAGCCCATGTGGGAGGTCGGCATCATCACCGGCGACTCCAACACCGTTCAG TATTACAAGTTCGAGTTCGTGGTGATGTGCACGGGTAAGTACGGCGACGTGCCGCGGATGCCGGTGTTCCCGCCGGGGAAGGGGCCGGAGGTGTTCAAGGGGACGGTGATGCACTCGCTGGACTACTGCAAGCTGAGCGAGGAGGAGACCGTTGAGCTGATGAGAGGAAAGAAGGTCGTGGTGGTTGGGTACAAGAAGAGCGCTATCGATCTAGCCAACGAATGTGCCCAGGCAAACCAAG tCAAGGGAGGGCAGCCGTGCACGATGCTGGTACGGACCCTGCACTGGGTGGTGCCATCGTACTCCATCTGGGGCTTGCCATTCTCCATGTTCTACTCCACACGCTTGTCTCAGCTCTTCTACGAGCGGCCCAACCAAGGGTTCTTCCgatccctcctctgccgcctcatGAGCCCACTG AGGGCGGGGGTGTCGAAGTTCATCGAGTCGTACCTGTCATGGAAGCTGCCGCTGGGCAAGTACGGTCTGACGCCAGATCACCCCTTCGTCGAGGACTACGCCAGCTGCCAGATGGCCATCCTCCCAGAGGGCTTCTTCGACATGGCGGACCGCGGCCTTGTCCGCTTCCAGAGGGCCTCCGCCGGCTGGTGCTTCTCCGAGAACGGCGTGGTCCTCGACGACGGCACCAAGGTGGAGGCCGACCTCGTCTTCCTGGCCACCGGCTTCGAGGGCAAGGACAAGCTCCGCGAGGTCCTGCCAAAGCCCTTCCGTGACCTCGTCGTCGGCAAGTCTTCCATGATGCCGCTCTACCG TGGCACGATCCACCCGCTGATTCCCAACATGGCGTTCGTCGGGTTTGTGGAGAGCGTGTCCAACCTGCACACGTCGGAGCTGCGGTGCCGGTGGCTGTCGGGGCTGCTGGAGGGGCGGTTCGAGCTGCCGAACGTGAAGGCCATGATGGGgcacgtcgccggcgaggccgacgcCATGCGCCGCACCACGCGGTTCTACCGCCGCCACTGCATCTCCACCTACAGCATCCACGACAGCGACGGCATGTGCGCCGACCTGGGCTCCGCCACGCTCCGCAAGGCCAACTGGATCGCCGAGCTTTTCGCCCCATACAATAACAAGGACTACAAGGAACAGTAA